From the Arthrobacter sp. PM3 genome, one window contains:
- the thrS gene encoding threonine--tRNA ligase, with the protein MSDAQQITLLVDGEETKVTTGTTGAELFFERRDVVVARVNGALLDLDQALPENATVEGVTIDSPDGLNVLRHSTAHVMAQAVQQLRPDAKLGIGPYITDGFYFDFDVAEPFTPEDLRQLEKMMQKIINQNQKFVRRVVSEDEAREAMKDEPYKLELLGKKNDAADAGEGVNVEVGAGDITIYDNVDRKSGDTVWCDLCRGPHLPNTKLISNAFALTRSSAAYWLGNQNNQQLQRIYGTAWPTKDALKAYQERIAEAERRDHRKLGAELDLFSFPDELGSGLPVFHPKGGIIRKAMEDYSRQRHVDAGYEFVYTPHITKGHLYEVSGHLDWYREGMFPAMHIDAELNEDGTVRKPGQDYYLKPMNCPMHNLIFRSRGRSYRELPLRLFEFGSVYRYEKSGVVHGLTRVRGMTQDDAHIYCTREQMKDELTTTLNFVLGLLKDYGLDDFYLELSTKNEDKFVGDDATWEEATRTLAEVAEASGLELVPDPGGAAFYGPKISVQAKDALGRTWQMSTIQLDFNLPERFELEFQAADGTRQRPVMIHRALFGSVERFMGVLTEHYAGAFPAWLAPVQVVGIPVAEAFNDYMFDVVDQLKAAGIRAEVDISSDRFPKKIRTASKDKIPFVLIAGGDDAEAGAVSFRFRDGSQDNGVPVAEAVRRIVDAVRNRTS; encoded by the coding sequence GTGTCAGATGCCCAGCAGATCACCCTTCTCGTCGACGGCGAAGAGACCAAGGTGACTACCGGGACCACCGGCGCGGAACTCTTCTTTGAGCGCCGCGACGTCGTTGTAGCCCGCGTCAACGGCGCTCTGTTGGACCTGGACCAGGCCCTTCCGGAGAACGCCACGGTCGAGGGCGTGACCATTGACTCCCCGGACGGGCTCAACGTCCTGCGCCACTCCACAGCCCACGTCATGGCCCAGGCCGTGCAGCAGCTGCGCCCCGACGCCAAGCTCGGGATCGGGCCCTACATCACGGACGGCTTCTACTTCGACTTCGACGTCGCCGAGCCCTTCACCCCGGAAGACCTGCGCCAGCTGGAAAAGATGATGCAGAAAATCATCAACCAGAACCAGAAATTCGTGCGCCGCGTAGTCTCCGAGGACGAGGCCCGCGAAGCCATGAAGGACGAGCCCTACAAGCTCGAACTCCTGGGCAAGAAGAACGACGCCGCCGACGCCGGCGAGGGCGTCAACGTTGAGGTCGGCGCGGGCGACATCACCATCTACGACAACGTGGACCGCAAGAGCGGCGACACCGTCTGGTGCGATCTGTGCCGCGGCCCGCACCTGCCCAACACCAAGCTGATCTCCAACGCCTTCGCCCTGACCCGGTCCTCGGCCGCCTACTGGCTGGGCAACCAGAACAACCAGCAGCTGCAGCGCATCTACGGCACCGCCTGGCCCACCAAGGACGCCCTGAAGGCCTACCAGGAGCGCATTGCCGAGGCCGAACGTCGCGACCACCGCAAACTCGGCGCGGAACTGGACCTGTTCTCCTTCCCGGACGAGCTCGGTTCCGGCCTGCCGGTGTTCCACCCCAAGGGCGGCATCATCCGCAAGGCCATGGAGGACTACTCCCGGCAGCGACATGTGGACGCCGGCTACGAGTTCGTCTACACCCCGCACATCACCAAGGGCCACCTGTATGAGGTCTCCGGCCACCTGGACTGGTACCGCGAAGGCATGTTCCCGGCGATGCACATCGACGCGGAACTGAACGAGGACGGCACGGTCCGCAAGCCGGGCCAGGACTACTACCTCAAACCGATGAACTGCCCCATGCATAACCTGATCTTCCGGTCCCGGGGCCGCTCCTACCGCGAACTGCCGCTGCGGCTCTTCGAGTTCGGCTCGGTCTACCGCTACGAGAAGTCCGGCGTGGTCCACGGACTGACCCGCGTCCGGGGCATGACCCAGGACGACGCCCACATCTACTGCACCCGCGAGCAGATGAAGGACGAGCTCACCACCACGCTGAACTTCGTCCTCGGGCTGCTGAAGGACTACGGGCTGGACGACTTCTACCTCGAGCTCTCCACCAAGAACGAGGACAAGTTCGTCGGCGACGACGCCACGTGGGAGGAAGCTACCCGCACCCTCGCCGAGGTGGCGGAAGCCTCCGGCCTCGAACTGGTCCCGGATCCGGGCGGAGCAGCGTTCTACGGCCCCAAGATCTCGGTCCAGGCCAAGGACGCGCTCGGCCGCACCTGGCAGATGTCCACCATCCAGCTGGACTTCAACCTGCCCGAACGCTTCGAACTGGAATTCCAGGCCGCCGACGGCACCCGCCAGCGTCCCGTGATGATCCACCGCGCGCTATTCGGCTCGGTGGAGCGCTTCATGGGCGTGCTCACCGAGCACTACGCCGGAGCCTTCCCCGCCTGGCTGGCGCCGGTGCAGGTGGTGGGCATCCCGGTGGCGGAGGCCTTCAACGACTACATGTTCGACGTCGTCGACCAGCTCAAGGCCGCCGGCATCCGCGCCGAAGTGGACATCTCCTCGGACCGGTTCCCGAAGAAGATCCGCACCGCCAGCAAGGACAAGATCCCGTTCGTGCTGATCGCCGGCGGTGACGACGCCGAGGCCGGTGCCGTGTCCTTCCGCTTCCGGGACGGCAGCCAGGACAACGGCGTGCCCGTCGCCGAGGCCGTCCGCCGGATCGTCGACGCTGTCCGCAACCGGACCAGCTAG